A part of Aquaspirillum sp. LM1 genomic DNA contains:
- a CDS encoding SlyX family protein — MTDTDHRLTELEIRLALQDELIDSLNLALNRQQQQLDLQQQQLRQLYAMLQQPAGDAPEGGSLLAQLQQDIPPHY, encoded by the coding sequence GTGACCGACACCGACCACCGCCTGACCGAACTGGAAATCCGCCTGGCCCTGCAGGATGAACTGATTGACAGCCTGAATCTGGCGCTGAACCGCCAGCAACAGCAGCTCGACCTGCAGCAACAGCAACTGCGCCAGCTGTACGCCATGCTGCAACAGCCAGCAGGCGACGCCCCCGAAGGCGGCAGCCTGCTGGCCCAGCTGCAACAGGACATCCCGCCGCATTATTGA
- a CDS encoding methyl-accepting chemotaxis protein — protein sequence MATPQRSGLGRFSLKTLFVIMSSMVMLGYLAFGLWTWKVMAQVQVNGPEYHRVVLGKDLIADILPPPKYIIETYLVTLQLDRAQPAERAALIERTKVLKKEYDDRQAFWTTTEFEPDLKNAMIKTTHEPAMRYYSILFERYLPALQAGDDVARTAALADMHTAYQQHRSAVDSLVADTNKFNARVEVEAAQSIVEGRIGMLTIWLLALLSVIGFSVLLARYLLRVLGGDPQVAMQVVQAIAHNDLHQPVTVQAGDRHSLLAAIGSMQSHLKTVISEVSTAAQELSASSQHLNATSQQVSLSSTEQSEAVMSVAAAMEEVAIGIAHISDNAEGAHRLASESHDRSVTGIQLAESASRQMAELQGTVQASSEKISALQTNSELIRNAAETIRSIADQTNLLALNAAIEAARAGEAGRGFAVVADEVRKLAENTARATGEIDQVIQAIHLDMGHAVVTMDDGVNRVTDGVSVTRELGSSMHELASGADGVVSTVSEITMSLRQQTAAHEQVAANVETIARMSEANSGEVKRIASAAETLAQLAQRLQSAVSVFRLS from the coding sequence ATGGCAACCCCTCAGCGCAGCGGATTGGGGCGATTCAGCCTGAAAACCTTGTTTGTGATCATGAGCAGCATGGTCATGCTGGGCTACCTGGCCTTTGGCCTGTGGACCTGGAAAGTGATGGCGCAAGTGCAGGTCAATGGCCCGGAATATCACCGGGTGGTGCTGGGCAAGGATCTGATCGCCGATATTTTGCCCCCGCCAAAGTACATCATCGAAACCTATCTGGTTACCCTGCAACTGGATCGTGCCCAGCCGGCAGAACGCGCCGCGCTGATTGAGCGCACCAAGGTGCTGAAAAAGGAATACGACGATCGCCAGGCGTTCTGGACCACCACCGAGTTTGAGCCAGACCTCAAGAACGCCATGATCAAAACCACGCACGAACCGGCGATGCGCTACTACAGCATCCTGTTCGAGCGCTATCTCCCTGCGCTGCAAGCCGGTGACGACGTCGCCCGCACTGCCGCGCTGGCCGACATGCACACCGCCTACCAGCAGCACCGCAGTGCGGTGGACAGTCTGGTGGCCGATACCAATAAGTTTAACGCCCGAGTGGAAGTGGAAGCCGCACAAAGCATCGTCGAAGGGCGGATTGGCATGCTGACCATCTGGCTGCTGGCCCTGCTGAGCGTGATTGGTTTTTCCGTGCTGCTGGCGCGCTACCTGTTGCGCGTGCTCGGTGGCGATCCGCAGGTGGCCATGCAGGTGGTGCAGGCGATTGCCCACAACGACCTGCACCAGCCGGTCACCGTGCAGGCCGGCGACCGCCATTCACTGCTGGCGGCCATCGGTTCGATGCAGTCGCACCTCAAAACCGTCATCAGCGAGGTGAGCACCGCCGCCCAGGAGCTGTCGGCGTCGTCGCAGCACCTGAACGCCACTTCGCAACAGGTGTCGCTCAGCTCGACCGAACAAAGCGAAGCGGTGATGTCGGTGGCCGCCGCGATGGAAGAAGTGGCCATTGGCATTGCCCATATTTCTGACAATGCCGAAGGCGCGCACCGCCTGGCCAGCGAGTCGCATGACCGTTCGGTCACCGGCATTCAGCTGGCAGAGAGTGCATCGCGGCAAATGGCCGAGCTGCAGGGCACCGTGCAGGCGTCGTCAGAAAAGATCTCTGCGCTGCAAACCAACTCCGAACTGATTCGCAACGCCGCCGAAACCATCCGCAGCATTGCCGACCAGACCAATCTGCTGGCACTGAACGCGGCCATTGAAGCCGCCCGCGCCGGTGAGGCGGGACGCGGCTTTGCCGTGGTGGCCGATGAAGTGCGCAAGCTGGCGGAAAACACCGCCCGCGCCACCGGCGAAATCGACCAGGTGATTCAGGCCATCCATCTGGACATGGGCCACGCCGTGGTGACCATGGACGATGGCGTCAACCGGGTGACCGACGGCGTCAGTGTCACCCGCGAGCTGGGCAGCTCGATGCACGAACTGGCCAGCGGGGCCGACGGCGTGGTCAGCACGGTATCTGAAATCACCATGTCGCTGCGCCAGCAGACCGCCGCCCACGAGCAGGTGGCGGCCAATGTGGAAACCATTGCCCGGATGAGCGAAGCCAATAGCGGCGAGGTGAAGCGGATTGCCAGTGCGGCAGAAACCCTGGCGCAACTGGCCCAGCGCTTGCAGAGCGCAGTGAGTGTGTTCCGGCTGAGTTGA
- the cobA gene encoding uroporphyrinogen-III C-methyltransferase produces MMTSPGKVWLIGAGPGDLELLTLKAVRALGEARIWLVDDLVNPDIAQFALPGTRIIGVGKRGGCRSTPQSFINRLMARYARQGQIVARIKGGDAMLFGRGGEEVAYLQARGIAVDVVNGLTAGLVGATHAGIPLTHRDCTRGVTFVTAHAQDHSEPDWAALAATGTTLVIYMGMRRTESIRAGLLAAGLPASKPVAVIERAASPQERVLLSSLGQFASDAQRGGYASPAVIVVGDVVGLARQQAEAGPLLARCA; encoded by the coding sequence ATGATGACATCCCCCGGAAAAGTCTGGCTGATCGGTGCCGGTCCTGGCGACCTGGAGCTGCTCACCCTCAAGGCCGTGCGCGCACTGGGCGAAGCCCGCATCTGGCTGGTTGACGACCTGGTCAACCCCGACATCGCCCAGTTTGCCCTGCCCGGCACCCGCATCATCGGCGTGGGCAAGCGCGGCGGCTGCCGCTCCACCCCGCAAAGCTTCATCAACCGGCTGATGGCGCGCTACGCCCGCCAGGGCCAGATTGTTGCCCGGATCAAGGGGGGCGACGCCATGCTGTTTGGCCGGGGCGGCGAAGAAGTGGCCTATCTGCAGGCACGCGGCATCGCCGTGGACGTGGTCAACGGCCTGACCGCCGGCCTGGTGGGTGCGACCCACGCCGGCATTCCGCTCACCCACCGTGACTGCACCCGGGGGGTTACATTTGTCACCGCCCACGCTCAGGACCATTCCGAACCGGACTGGGCGGCACTGGCGGCCACCGGCACCACGCTGGTGATTTACATGGGCATGCGCCGCACCGAATCCATCCGCGCCGGCTTGCTGGCCGCCGGACTGCCGGCCAGCAAGCCGGTGGCCGTGATCGAACGCGCAGCGTCGCCGCAAGAACGGGTGCTGCTCAGCTCGCTGGGGCAATTTGCCAGCGACGCCCAGCGCGGCGGCTACGCCAGCCCGGCAGTGATTGTGGTGGGTGACGTGGTTGGCCTGGCCCGGCAGCAGGCCGAGGCCGGGCCCTTGCTGGCGCGTTGCGCTTGA
- a CDS encoding alpha/beta fold hydrolase, whose translation MSLHTLADGQSLYYELTGTGPHTLVLLNGLTMTTAAWGWHVPLYAQQFRVLTLDLRGQGQSSKPETDAYSLDQQADDVASLIAALDLGPVRLLGLSYGGMVAQHLAHRHPASVERLVLASTLAYSDAANAAIAASWAAAEQAGGADLRFTDSLPWIFGSQFLATQQPMLDAMRALAGQFPWAPIARLSAGVLAHDARPWLGDIRIPSLVLVGSEDRLTPRYQADALLAGLADARLEVLPGAGHASHLEALPQFVALTSQFLAG comes from the coding sequence ATGTCCCTGCATACGCTGGCCGATGGCCAATCGCTGTACTACGAACTCACTGGCACCGGTCCGCATACCCTGGTGCTGCTCAATGGCCTGACCATGACCACTGCCGCCTGGGGCTGGCATGTGCCGCTGTATGCCCAGCAGTTTCGCGTGCTGACGCTGGACCTGCGCGGCCAGGGGCAAAGCAGCAAGCCAGAAACCGACGCCTATTCGCTTGACCAGCAGGCTGACGACGTGGCCAGCCTGATTGCCGCGCTGGATCTTGGCCCGGTGCGCCTGCTGGGCCTGTCGTATGGCGGCATGGTGGCGCAGCATCTGGCCCACCGCCACCCGGCCAGCGTCGAGCGGCTGGTGCTGGCCAGCACGCTGGCGTATTCCGACGCGGCCAATGCCGCCATTGCCGCCAGCTGGGCAGCAGCAGAACAGGCCGGCGGCGCTGACCTGCGCTTTACCGACAGCCTGCCGTGGATTTTTGGCAGCCAGTTTCTGGCCACCCAGCAGCCCATGCTGGACGCCATGCGCGCACTGGCCGGGCAGTTTCCCTGGGCACCGATTGCCCGGCTGAGCGCCGGGGTTCTGGCGCACGACGCCCGCCCCTGGCTGGGCGACATCCGCATTCCCAGCCTGGTGCTGGTGGGCAGCGAAGACCGCCTGACCCCGCGCTACCAGGCCGATGCGCTGCTGGCCGGTCTGGCTGATGCCCGTCTGGAAGTGCTGCCTGGTGCTGGCCACGCCAGCCATCTGGAAGCACTGCCCCAGTTTGTGGCGCTGACCAGCCAGTTTCTGGCTGGCTAA
- a CDS encoding CoA pyrophosphatase, whose product MLPLDPDHARQWLSERLARPLAELPGDIPHRQPSHTRPAAVLVPLLWHPGQPTILLTRREAGLRHHAGQISFPGGKQEADDASACAAALREAHEEIGLAPERVTVVGELPAYVTVTGFCVTPVVGLILPPVRLTAQVGEVAEIFELPLPLALNPANYIRHDYQQEGRRGQYLSLTHGDQFIWGATAAMLRILLAALAE is encoded by the coding sequence ATGCTGCCTCTTGACCCCGATCACGCCCGCCAATGGCTGAGTGAACGCCTGGCCCGGCCTCTGGCCGAACTGCCCGGCGACATTCCCCACCGCCAGCCCAGCCACACCCGCCCGGCAGCAGTACTGGTGCCGCTGCTATGGCATCCAGGCCAGCCCACCATTCTGCTCACCCGCCGCGAAGCCGGGCTGCGCCACCATGCCGGGCAGATCAGCTTTCCGGGCGGCAAGCAGGAAGCCGACGACGCCAGCGCCTGTGCTGCCGCATTGCGCGAAGCACACGAAGAAATCGGCCTGGCTCCGGAGCGGGTAACGGTGGTGGGCGAGTTGCCGGCGTATGTCACCGTCACCGGCTTTTGTGTCACCCCGGTGGTGGGCTTGATTTTGCCGCCAGTGCGGCTGACCGCCCAGGTGGGCGAGGTGGCGGAGATTTTCGAGCTGCCGCTGCCGCTGGCGCTCAACCCGGCCAACTACATCCGCCACGACTACCAGCAGGAAGGCCGGCGCGGGCAATATTTGTCGCTCACCCACGGCGACCAGTTCATCTGGGGGGCCACGGCGGCCATGCTGCGCATTCTGCTGGCCGCGCTGGCGGAATAA
- a CDS encoding methyl-accepting chemotaxis protein, with amino-acid sequence MAGKSLLERLLPDTLQQDELIQARTVITVAVLAGGLAPLFALSYYKLHHYPMAHGIVLGGVGMVLAIALLKFSAKVWLAAEYVTTVMFAMVSWMVYVNNGIMSTSIIWYACIPVAAVFVSGRRAGYVWSVLTFIAIGGFTVAHGHPDWLPVSPIPPEALASLQAKSLIGLTIVVLALVLAFEGAKSRGFTKLEQAREEAERSHAGLSRMLEQVTRSIRAASRESKEIADSAHMMATTMTQQTKRTTTMVVAVQNMDQQTRKNADTSSQAAEVSRQAESQAGEGGEVMDSAMRRLTEASEVIGLAAAQMEELGRRSNEVSGIAQMIAEIADQTNLLALNAAIEAARAGEAGRGFAVVADEVRKLAERTQKATKEIDLKTTLIVSGTTQALLAMRDGNQKMTTGASHARSAQDSLGQIISGTRNLSRVLAKVSESGRSQSEGFCEFTRDIEEIGQSTQSLSAETEIIAGATRRLDKLMADLGDTVRTLEAQRQAS; translated from the coding sequence ATGGCGGGGAAATCACTGCTGGAGCGGCTGCTGCCGGATACCTTGCAACAGGACGAACTGATCCAGGCGCGTACGGTCATCACCGTGGCCGTGCTGGCTGGCGGACTGGCACCACTGTTTGCGCTGTCGTATTACAAGCTGCACCACTACCCGATGGCGCACGGCATTGTGCTGGGCGGGGTGGGCATGGTGCTGGCCATTGCGCTGCTCAAGTTCAGCGCCAAGGTGTGGCTGGCAGCGGAATATGTCACCACGGTGATGTTCGCCATGGTCAGCTGGATGGTGTATGTCAACAACGGCATCATGTCCACCTCCATCATCTGGTATGCCTGCATCCCGGTGGCGGCAGTGTTTGTTTCCGGGCGGCGCGCCGGCTATGTGTGGAGCGTGCTGACCTTTATCGCCATCGGCGGCTTTACCGTGGCGCATGGCCACCCGGACTGGCTGCCGGTGTCGCCGATTCCGCCCGAGGCGCTGGCCTCGCTGCAAGCCAAGTCGCTGATCGGCCTGACCATTGTCGTGCTGGCGCTGGTGCTGGCGTTTGAAGGGGCCAAGAGCCGGGGCTTTACCAAGCTGGAGCAGGCGCGGGAAGAAGCCGAACGCTCGCACGCCGGGCTGTCGCGCATGCTGGAGCAGGTGACCCGTTCGATTCGTGCCGCCAGCCGGGAAAGCAAGGAAATTGCCGACTCGGCGCATATGATGGCCACCACCATGACCCAGCAGACCAAGCGCACGACCACCATGGTGGTGGCCGTGCAGAATATGGACCAGCAAACCCGCAAGAACGCCGACACCTCCAGTCAGGCCGCCGAGGTGTCGCGCCAGGCCGAAAGCCAGGCCGGCGAAGGCGGCGAGGTGATGGACAGCGCCATGCGCCGGCTGACCGAGGCCAGCGAGGTGATTGGCCTGGCTGCCGCGCAGATGGAAGAACTGGGCCGGCGCAGCAATGAGGTCAGCGGCATTGCCCAGATGATTGCCGAGATTGCCGACCAGACCAACCTGCTGGCGCTGAACGCGGCGATTGAAGCCGCGCGTGCGGGCGAAGCCGGGCGCGGCTTTGCCGTGGTGGCCGACGAGGTGCGCAAGCTGGCCGAACGCACGCAGAAGGCCACCAAGGAAATCGACCTGAAAACCACGCTGATTGTCAGTGGCACCACCCAGGCACTGCTGGCCATGCGCGATGGCAACCAGAAAATGACCACAGGGGCCAGCCACGCCCGCAGCGCCCAGGACAGCTTGGGGCAGATCATCAGTGGCACGCGCAATCTGTCGCGGGTGCTGGCCAAGGTGTCCGAGTCCGGGCGCTCGCAGTCGGAGGGGTTCTGTGAATTTACCCGCGACATCGAAGAAATCGGCCAGTCCACGCAAAGCCTGTCTGCCGAAACCGAAATCATTGCCGGTGCCACCCGCCGGCTGGACAAGCTGATGGCCGACCTGGGCGATACGGTGCGTACACTGGAAGCCCAGCGCCAGGCCAGTTAA
- a CDS encoding enoyl-CoA hydratase-related protein produces the protein MTDSILYSLAPNGVATVTLNRPELHNAIDNSLIDQLSALLDTIQANPAARVLILTGNGMSFSSGVDLDWMRRMTDYTEAEHLHDAQSLARLLYKLDTLRLPTIASVQGSAFGVGAGLVACCDVAVATAEALFGFSEVRLGLIPASTAPYVVRAMGERAARRYFITAERFNAEKAKRLGLVHIVVEHEALQAQVNYLTEMLVRNGPNAIAGSKALLRDVWGKVINPALVEFTAEQVAGVRSSPEGREGVAALLEKRKPNWQE, from the coding sequence ATGACTGATTCCATCCTGTATTCGCTGGCCCCCAACGGGGTGGCTACCGTAACGCTGAACCGCCCCGAACTGCACAACGCCATCGACAATAGCCTGATCGACCAGCTCAGCGCCTTGCTCGACACCATCCAGGCCAATCCGGCGGCCAGAGTGCTGATCCTGACCGGCAACGGCATGAGCTTCTCGTCCGGGGTGGATCTGGACTGGATGCGCCGGATGACCGACTACACCGAGGCCGAGCATCTGCACGATGCGCAAAGCCTGGCACGCCTGCTGTACAAGCTGGACACCCTGCGCCTGCCCACCATTGCCAGTGTGCAAGGTTCGGCATTTGGCGTGGGTGCAGGCCTGGTGGCCTGCTGCGACGTGGCAGTGGCCACTGCTGAAGCGCTGTTTGGTTTTTCCGAAGTGCGGCTGGGGCTGATTCCGGCCTCCACCGCCCCGTATGTGGTGCGCGCCATGGGTGAACGCGCTGCCCGCCGCTATTTCATCACTGCCGAACGCTTCAACGCCGAAAAGGCCAAGCGGCTGGGCTTGGTGCATATTGTGGTCGAGCATGAAGCACTGCAGGCTCAGGTGAACTACCTGACCGAAATGCTGGTGCGCAATGGCCCTAACGCGATTGCCGGCAGCAAGGCACTGCTGCGCGATGTGTGGGGCAAGGTGATCAACCCGGCGCTGGTCGAGTTTACCGCCGAGCAGGTGGCAGGTGTGCGCAGCAGCCCGGAAGGCCGTGAAGGCGTGGCTGCCCTGCTGGAAAAACGTAAGCCTAACTGGCAGGAGTGA
- the nagZ gene encoding beta-N-acetylhexosaminidase translates to MPVLCPRGPVMVDIAGFSLTDAERERLRHPLVGAVILFRRNFQSPAQLRALTADIHALRTPALIIAVDHEGGRVQRFIEGFTRLPSMRTLGEQWADSPERARHTAQAVGEVLAAELRACGVDLSFTPVLDLDWSRCAVIGNRAFHRDPDVVSELALALQAGLARGGMPACGKHFPGHGWVEGDSHHVIPLDERPLAALERDDLRPFARLAAAGMAAVMPAHVVYPAVDAQPAGFSRRWLQDILRGQLQFAGVIFSDDLCMEGAAAAGDITARAQAAFAAGCDMALVCNRPDLADQLLATLDFAAPPELLARLDGMAGQGSAADWQAHTATPAFAALQAQVAALEVPADSLRGPAVGEAC, encoded by the coding sequence ATGCCCGTTCTCTGCCCACGCGGCCCGGTAATGGTGGATATTGCCGGCTTCAGCCTTACCGATGCCGAACGTGAGCGCCTGCGCCACCCGCTGGTGGGCGCGGTGATTTTGTTCCGGCGTAATTTTCAGTCGCCGGCCCAACTGCGCGCCCTGACCGCCGACATTCACGCCCTGCGCACCCCGGCGCTGATCATTGCCGTCGATCACGAAGGTGGCCGGGTGCAGCGTTTTATCGAAGGCTTTACCCGACTGCCATCGATGCGCACCCTGGGCGAGCAGTGGGCCGACTCGCCCGAACGCGCCCGCCACACCGCGCAGGCGGTGGGTGAAGTGCTGGCTGCCGAACTGCGCGCCTGCGGGGTGGACCTGAGCTTTACTCCGGTGCTGGATCTGGACTGGTCGCGCTGTGCGGTGATTGGCAACCGGGCGTTTCACCGTGACCCGGACGTGGTCAGCGAACTGGCACTGGCCTTGCAGGCCGGCCTGGCGCGCGGCGGCATGCCGGCCTGCGGCAAGCATTTTCCGGGGCACGGCTGGGTGGAAGGCGATTCCCACCATGTGATTCCGCTGGACGAACGCCCGCTGGCGGCGCTGGAGCGCGATGACCTGCGCCCATTTGCCCGCCTGGCCGCCGCCGGCATGGCGGCGGTGATGCCGGCGCATGTGGTCTACCCGGCAGTGGATGCCCAGCCTGCCGGGTTTTCCCGCCGCTGGCTGCAGGATATTTTGCGCGGCCAATTGCAGTTTGCCGGGGTGATCTTCAGCGACGACCTGTGCATGGAAGGTGCCGCCGCAGCTGGCGACATCACCGCCCGCGCCCAGGCCGCCTTTGCCGCCGGCTGCGATATGGCGCTGGTGTGCAACCGGCCAGACCTGGCCGACCAGCTGCTGGCCACGCTGGACTTTGCCGCCCCGCCCGAACTGCTGGCCCGCCTGGACGGCATGGCCGGCCAGGGCAGCGCCGCCGACTGGCAGGCGCACACCGCCACGCCGGCCTTTGCCGCGCTGCAGGCACAGGTAGCAGCACTGGAGGTGCCGGCAGACAGCCTGCGCGGCCCGGCTGTGGGCGAGGCGTGCTAA
- a CDS encoding nitrate reductase, whose protein sequence is MMTVKSTCCYCGTGCGIEIDVCDGQVCGVRGDPDHPANFGRLCTKGLTLPHTLHTASRLAEPRLRPGRTGLGEAVSWDIALDAVSDRLAAIIAEHGPESVAFYLSGQMLTEDYYVYNKLARGLIGTPHVDTNSRLCMSSAVTGYKLALGADAPPCSYEDFDHADCVLIAGSNMAYAHPVLFRRLEAARTANPNMKLIVVDPRRTDTAASADLHLAIQPGTDVALFNGMLHALIWDDRLDRGFISEHTEGFAELRHAVREYTPKMAADICGISEDALLTAARWFGEAGAALSLWCMGLNQSAHGTDKNLALINLHLATGQIGRPGAGPFSLTGQPNAMGGREVGGLATALSGHRDPANPQHRAEVAALWGVDALPATPGKTAIPMFDAIAAGQIKALWIVCTNPAHSMPDANQVREALAACEFVIVQDAYADTDSIDYADVLLPAAGWAEKDGTVTNSERRISRVRRAVAAPGSARADWDIGIDAARRLAARLGRGGHLFPYAGPDEVFAEHCLTTVGRDLDIGGLSYAVLEAEGPQQWPRPAGASQGAARLYTDHRFATDTGRARFHLTPYHGVAEAVTARYPFHLLTGRLRDQWHGMSRSGRVPALFAHTAEAVLSMHAGDMARRGLSEGELVRMSNQHGDWVLPVQADSGMLSGQLFVPMHWSSGFVASAGSNALTAGKMDKRSFQPELKHAAVRLDKIELAWQCAAVSACGDPVSLLTALRPLLAECRFASATLLDGDTPAVRVRFAHPTLPSAHFLAQLDRALGLEGEAGVQQLFSDPRRGIHKLAVWQGSRLRGVRLAGECCALGWLGERIVSGGDMGELRALVFAPQASPAGLTRRARMVCHCAKVDETAIYQALAKGASADSLRETLGCGSGCGSCMPEVRRMAAAVSKAA, encoded by the coding sequence GGTATTGAAATCGACGTCTGCGATGGCCAGGTGTGTGGCGTGCGCGGCGACCCCGACCATCCGGCCAATTTTGGCCGGCTATGCACCAAGGGCCTCACCTTGCCACACACCCTGCACACCGCCTCGCGCCTGGCCGAGCCACGCCTGCGCCCAGGCCGCACCGGCCTGGGCGAGGCGGTCAGCTGGGATATTGCGCTGGACGCCGTCAGCGACCGGCTGGCGGCCATCATCGCCGAGCACGGCCCGGAATCGGTGGCGTTTTACCTATCCGGCCAGATGCTCACCGAAGACTATTACGTCTACAACAAGCTGGCGCGTGGCCTGATTGGCACCCCGCATGTGGACACCAACTCGCGGCTGTGCATGTCCAGCGCTGTCACCGGCTACAAGCTGGCGCTGGGTGCCGACGCGCCGCCGTGCAGCTACGAAGATTTTGACCACGCCGACTGCGTGCTGATTGCCGGCTCGAATATGGCCTACGCCCACCCGGTGCTGTTTCGCCGGCTGGAAGCCGCGCGCACCGCCAACCCGAATATGAAGCTGATTGTGGTCGATCCGCGCCGCACCGACACCGCCGCCAGCGCTGACCTGCATCTGGCCATCCAGCCGGGCACCGATGTGGCGCTGTTCAACGGCATGCTGCATGCGCTGATCTGGGACGACCGGCTGGATCGGGGCTTTATCAGCGAACACACCGAAGGCTTTGCCGAGCTGCGCCACGCCGTGCGCGAATACACCCCGAAAATGGCCGCCGATATTTGCGGCATCAGCGAAGACGCCCTGCTCACCGCCGCCCGCTGGTTTGGTGAAGCGGGCGCGGCACTGTCGCTGTGGTGCATGGGCCTGAATCAATCGGCGCATGGCACTGACAAAAACCTGGCGCTGATTAACCTGCACCTGGCCACCGGCCAGATTGGCCGCCCCGGTGCCGGGCCGTTTTCGCTGACCGGCCAGCCCAATGCCATGGGCGGGCGCGAAGTGGGCGGCCTGGCCACCGCGCTAAGCGGCCACCGCGACCCGGCCAACCCACAACACCGCGCCGAAGTGGCTGCCCTCTGGGGCGTGGACGCGCTGCCGGCTACGCCAGGCAAAACCGCCATTCCGATGTTTGACGCCATCGCCGCCGGCCAGATCAAGGCGCTGTGGATTGTCTGCACCAACCCGGCGCACTCGATGCCGGATGCCAACCAGGTGCGCGAAGCGCTGGCCGCCTGTGAATTTGTCATTGTGCAGGACGCCTACGCCGACACCGACAGCATCGACTACGCCGATGTGCTGCTGCCGGCAGCCGGCTGGGCAGAAAAAGATGGCACGGTAACCAACTCCGAGCGGCGCATCTCGCGCGTGCGCCGCGCCGTGGCCGCGCCGGGCAGCGCCCGCGCCGACTGGGACATCGGCATCGACGCCGCCCGTCGCCTGGCTGCCCGGCTGGGTCGGGGCGGGCATTTGTTTCCCTATGCCGGCCCGGATGAAGTATTTGCCGAGCATTGCCTGACTACCGTTGGGCGTGATCTGGATATTGGCGGCTTGTCGTATGCCGTGCTGGAAGCCGAAGGCCCGCAGCAATGGCCGCGCCCGGCGGGGGCCAGCCAGGGCGCTGCGCGGCTGTATACCGACCACCGTTTTGCCACCGACACAGGCCGCGCCCGCTTTCACCTGACCCCCTACCATGGCGTGGCCGAAGCGGTGACGGCGCGCTATCCCTTCCATCTGCTGACCGGACGCCTGCGTGACCAGTGGCACGGCATGAGCCGCAGCGGGCGGGTGCCGGCGCTGTTTGCCCACACTGCCGAAGCGGTGCTGAGCATGCACGCCGGTGACATGGCCCGTCGTGGCCTGAGCGAAGGCGAACTGGTGCGCATGAGCAACCAGCACGGCGACTGGGTGCTGCCGGTGCAGGCCGACAGCGGCATGCTGTCTGGCCAGTTGTTTGTGCCGATGCACTGGTCATCAGGATTTGTGGCCAGCGCCGGCAGCAATGCGCTGACCGCCGGCAAGATGGACAAGCGCTCGTTTCAGCCTGAGCTCAAGCACGCGGCGGTGCGGCTGGACAAGATCGAGCTGGCCTGGCAGTGCGCAGCGGTGTCGGCGTGTGGCGACCCGGTCAGCCTGCTCACCGCCCTGCGCCCCCTGCTGGCCGAATGCCGCTTTGCCAGCGCCACCCTGCTGGATGGCGATACACCGGCAGTGCGTGTGCGCTTTGCCCACCCCACCCTGCCTTCGGCGCATTTTCTTGCTCAGCTGGATCGTGCGCTGGGGCTGGAGGGTGAAGCTGGCGTGCAACAGCTGTTCAGCGACCCGCGTCGGGGCATCCACAAACTGGCGGTCTGGCAGGGCAGCCGCTTGCGCGGCGTGCGTCTGGCTGGCGAGTGTTGTGCGCTGGGCTGGCTGGGCGAGCGCATTGTCAGCGGTGGCGACATGGGCGAGCTGCGCGCGCTGGTGTTTGCCCCGCAGGCCAGCCCCGCCGGGCTGACCCGCCGGGCGCGCATGGTGTGCCATTGCGCCAAGGTGGATGAAACCGCGATTTATCAGGCGCTGGCCAAGGGCGCCAGCGCTGACAGCCTGCGCGAGACGCTGGGCTGTGGCAGTGGTTGTGGTTCGTGCATGCCGGAGGTGCGGCGGATGGCGGCGGCGGTGAGCAAGGCGGCGTGA